A region from the Polaribacter sp. Hel1_33_78 genome encodes:
- the clpB gene encoding ATP-dependent chaperone ClpB, which translates to MNLNNYTTKSQETIQMAQQIAQSFSHNQIENEHFFKALTQVDKNVLPFLLKKLNINSIVVDQILDKQLESLPKVSGAELMISREAGKTLTEAAVIAKKMKDDYVSIEHLILAIFKSKSNIAQVLKDQGVTEKHLLAAIEELRKGERVTSQSQEETYNSLNKYAKNLNKLAEDGKLDPVIGRDEEIRRLLQILSRRTKNNPILVGEPGTGKTAIAEGLAHRIVDGDVPENLKDKLIFSLDMGALIAGAKYKGEFEERLKAVINEVTISAGDIVLFIDEIHTLVGAGGGQGAMDAANILKPALARGELRAIGATTLDEYQKHFEKDKALERRFQKIIVNEPDTESAISILRGIKEKYETHHKVRIKDEAIIGAVELSQRYISNRFLPDKAIDLMDEAMAKLRMEINSKPEELDVLDRKVMQLEIEIEAIKREKDEVKLKSLRSDLANLKEERNEMSAKWKSEKEVVDNIQNAKLVIENFKIEAEKAERDGDYGKVAEIRYGKIKTAQENLEQLQKDLQENQSESSLIKEEVTYEDIAEVVAKWTGVPVTKMIQSEREKLLKLEDQLHKRVVGQEEAIIAVSDAVRRSRAGLQNPSKPIGSFLFLGTTGVGKTELAKALASYLFDDENAMTRIDMSEYQERHSVSRLIGAPPGYVGFDEGGQLTEAVRRRPYSVVLLDEIEKAHPDTFNVLLQVLDEGRLTDNKGRVADFKNTIIIMTSNMGSHIIQEKFSDPKADLESITELAKVEVLGLLKQSVRPEFLNRIDDIIMFTPLTKSDIFEIVKLQLAHLKKMIGKQDIYIDATDEAIEYLARKGYQPEFGARPVKRVIQKEVLNQLSKDILSGKVTTDSIILLDAFDDQLVFRNQSDLVQN; encoded by the coding sequence ATGAACTTGAACAATTACACCACAAAATCACAAGAAACCATACAGATGGCGCAACAAATTGCCCAAAGTTTTAGCCATAATCAAATAGAAAATGAACATTTTTTTAAAGCATTAACTCAAGTTGATAAAAATGTATTACCTTTTTTATTGAAGAAATTAAACATTAATAGTATTGTTGTTGACCAAATTTTAGATAAACAATTAGAAAGTTTACCTAAAGTTTCTGGCGCAGAATTAATGATCTCCAGAGAAGCAGGTAAAACTTTAACAGAAGCAGCTGTCATTGCTAAAAAGATGAAAGATGATTATGTTTCAATAGAACATTTAATCTTAGCTATTTTTAAATCCAAAAGTAATATTGCTCAAGTTTTGAAAGACCAAGGAGTTACAGAGAAACATTTACTAGCAGCCATTGAAGAATTACGAAAAGGTGAAAGAGTTACTTCTCAAAGCCAAGAAGAAACCTATAATTCTTTAAATAAATACGCCAAAAACTTAAATAAATTAGCCGAAGATGGCAAATTAGACCCTGTAATTGGTAGAGATGAAGAAATACGTAGATTATTACAAATTTTATCACGGAGAACGAAAAATAACCCAATTTTAGTTGGGGAACCTGGAACAGGAAAAACAGCGATTGCAGAAGGTTTAGCGCACAGAATTGTAGATGGGGATGTCCCAGAAAACCTGAAAGACAAGCTTATTTTCTCTTTAGATATGGGAGCCTTAATTGCTGGTGCAAAATATAAAGGAGAATTTGAAGAACGTTTAAAAGCGGTTATAAATGAAGTAACAATATCTGCTGGAGATATTGTACTCTTTATTGATGAGATTCATACGCTTGTTGGTGCTGGAGGAGGTCAAGGAGCAATGGACGCGGCAAACATTTTAAAGCCAGCTTTAGCTCGTGGAGAATTAAGGGCAATTGGGGCAACCACTTTAGATGAATATCAAAAACACTTTGAAAAAGATAAAGCTTTAGAAAGACGTTTTCAGAAAATTATTGTGAATGAGCCCGATACTGAAAGCGCTATTTCTATTTTAAGAGGAATTAAAGAAAAATATGAAACTCATCATAAAGTTCGTATTAAAGATGAGGCCATTATTGGCGCTGTAGAATTATCTCAACGTTATATTTCCAATCGTTTTTTACCTGATAAAGCTATTGACTTAATGGATGAAGCCATGGCAAAACTTCGAATGGAAATCAATTCTAAACCAGAAGAATTAGATGTATTAGATAGAAAAGTAATGCAGTTAGAGATAGAAATTGAAGCCATTAAGCGTGAAAAAGACGAAGTGAAATTAAAATCTTTACGTTCAGATTTAGCAAATTTGAAAGAGGAACGTAATGAAATGAGTGCCAAATGGAAGTCTGAGAAAGAAGTTGTAGATAACATCCAAAACGCAAAATTAGTCATTGAAAATTTTAAAATTGAAGCAGAAAAGGCCGAGCGCGACGGTGATTATGGAAAAGTTGCAGAGATACGATATGGTAAAATTAAAACTGCACAAGAAAATTTAGAACAACTGCAAAAAGATTTACAAGAAAACCAATCAGAAAGTTCTTTAATAAAAGAAGAAGTAACTTATGAAGATATAGCTGAAGTTGTTGCAAAATGGACAGGAGTTCCTGTGACGAAAATGATTCAGTCAGAACGTGAAAAATTATTAAAATTAGAAGATCAATTACATAAAAGAGTTGTTGGACAAGAAGAAGCAATTATTGCAGTTTCTGATGCCGTAAGAAGATCTAGAGCAGGATTACAAAACCCTAGCAAGCCAATTGGTTCTTTCTTATTTTTAGGAACAACTGGAGTTGGAAAGACAGAATTAGCAAAAGCTTTAGCTTCTTATTTATTTGATGATGAAAATGCCATGACAAGAATTGATATGAGTGAATATCAAGAACGCCATTCTGTGAGTAGGCTAATTGGTGCTCCTCCGGGATACGTGGGTTTTGATGAGGGCGGACAATTAACAGAAGCTGTAAGAAGAAGACCTTATTCTGTGGTGCTTTTAGATGAAATTGAAAAAGCACATCCAGACACTTTTAATGTACTATTACAAGTTTTAGATGAAGGAAGATTAACCGATAACAAAGGACGTGTAGCTGATTTTAAGAATACCATTATTATTATGACTTCAAATATGGGAAGTCATATAATTCAGGAAAAATTTAGTGATCCAAAAGCTGATCTAGAATCTATAACTGAGTTGGCAAAAGTTGAAGTTTTAGGATTGTTAAAACAATCCGTAAGACCAGAATTTTTAAATAGAATTGATGATATAATTATGTTTACACCACTTACAAAAAGTGATATTTTTGAAATAGTTAAATTACAATTAGCTCATTTAAAGAAAATGATTGGCAAACAAGATATCTATATAGATGCCACAGATGAGGCTATTGAATATTTGGCTAGAAAAGGATATCAACCAGAGTTTGGAGCTAGACCCGTAAAAAGAGTGATTCAGAAGGAAGTATTAAATCAACTTTCAAAAGATATTTTATCGGGAAAAGTAACGACAGATAGTATTATTCTTTTAGATGCTTTTGATGATCAATTGGTTTTTAGAAATCAGTCAGATTTGGTTCAGAATTAA
- a CDS encoding histidine phosphatase family protein, which translates to MKKFLILFIFIFSSLISCTSEETKTTYYLIRHAEKDRTDAANKDPNLNRKGLERAERWADYFEKINLNAIYSTNYHRTMQTAEPTAKSKQLAINNYDPRDMYDSIFQNNTAGKTVLVVGHSNTTPTFVNNILGEEKHKNMDDHDNASLYIVTITDGKKMSKIEKVE; encoded by the coding sequence ATGAAAAAATTCCTTATCCTATTTATTTTTATATTTAGTTCATTAATTTCTTGTACCTCAGAAGAAACTAAAACTACGTATTATCTAATTAGGCATGCAGAAAAAGACAGAACAGACGCAGCTAATAAAGACCCAAATTTGAATAGAAAAGGTTTAGAGAGAGCAGAAAGATGGGCTGATTATTTTGAAAAAATTAATTTAAATGCTATCTACTCTACAAATTACCACAGAACAATGCAAACCGCTGAACCCACGGCTAAAAGCAAACAATTAGCCATTAATAATTATGACCCAAGAGATATGTACGATTCAATATTTCAAAATAATACAGCAGGAAAAACAGTTTTAGTTGTGGGTCATAGCAATACAACTCCAACTTTTGTAAATAACATTTTAGGAGAAGAAAAGCATAAAAACATGGATGATCATGACAATGCTAGTCTATACATTGTAACTATTACTGACGGTAAAAAAATGAGTAAAATAGAGAAAGTTGAATAA
- a CDS encoding DUF6503 family protein, protein MKYFYILLALFIISCKASKKEYTAQDIIDNCIINSGANKVSNANIAFKFRDKKYSAKRNKGLFNLTRSFDSIKDILSNNNFTRFAEGVEIKVADSMALKYANSVNSVHYFSVLPFGLDDKAVHAKRLPSSTIKGKEYYKVEITFSEDGGGEDFEDVFIYWIGKEDFLIDYLAYAYHTNGGGKRFRALKEQSNKKGIRFVDYDNYKPLNNSISLIDIDQAFEENQLKKVSEIILEDIKVDILN, encoded by the coding sequence ATGAAATACTTCTATATACTTTTAGCACTTTTCATTATTTCATGCAAGGCTTCAAAAAAGGAGTATACTGCTCAGGACATCATAGATAATTGTATCATAAATTCGGGAGCAAATAAGGTTTCTAACGCTAATATTGCCTTTAAATTTAGAGATAAAAAATATAGTGCAAAAAGAAACAAGGGACTTTTTAATTTAACTAGAAGTTTTGATTCGATTAAGGATATTTTAAGTAATAATAATTTTACAAGATTCGCTGAAGGAGTGGAGATTAAGGTTGCAGATTCAATGGCTTTAAAGTATGCTAATTCCGTTAATTCTGTGCATTATTTTTCCGTACTTCCTTTTGGACTGGATGATAAAGCGGTTCATGCAAAACGTTTGCCTTCATCAACAATAAAAGGGAAAGAATATTACAAAGTTGAAATCACATTTTCTGAAGATGGAGGAGGAGAAGACTTTGAAGATGTATTTATTTACTGGATTGGTAAAGAGGATTTTTTAATTGATTACTTAGCGTACGCTTATCATACAAATGGAGGAGGGAAACGGTTTAGAGCTTTAAAGGAGCAAAGCAATAAAAAAGGAATTCGTTTTGTAGATTATGATAATTATAAACCATTAAATAACTCAATTTCCTTAATTGATATTGATCAAGCTTTTGAAGAAAATCAGCTTAAAAAAGTTTCTGAGATTATTTTGGAAGATATTAAAGTTGATATTTTAAACTAA
- the smpB gene encoding SsrA-binding protein SmpB, protein MTVQKKINIQNKKARFEFEILDKLVAGIQLTGTEIKSIRLSQARITESFCEFNERGELFIVNMYIQEYMFGHHFNHKPKSERRLLLNKRELRSLRKDVEAKGNTIVPLRLFINDRGFAKLEIALAKGKQTHDKREVLKDRDNKRDLARIKKSFNS, encoded by the coding sequence ATGACTGTTCAGAAAAAGATAAATATACAGAATAAAAAAGCACGTTTTGAATTTGAAATTCTAGACAAATTAGTTGCTGGAATTCAATTAACGGGAACAGAAATTAAATCAATAAGATTAAGTCAGGCTAGAATTACAGAAAGTTTTTGTGAATTTAATGAACGTGGAGAATTGTTTATTGTGAATATGTATATCCAAGAATATATGTTTGGTCATCATTTTAATCACAAACCAAAAAGTGAACGTAGATTGCTTTTAAATAAACGCGAATTAAGAAGTTTACGAAAAGATGTTGAAGCCAAAGGAAATACGATTGTTCCTTTACGTTTGTTTATAAATGATAGAGGTTTTGCTAAATTAGAAATTGCATTAGCTAAAGGGAAGCAAACGCACGATAAGCGTGAAGTTCTTAAAGACCGAGATAACAAAAGGGATTTAGCCAGGATTAAAAAGAGTTTCAATTCGTAA
- a CDS encoding Maf family nucleotide pyrophosphatase produces the protein MLREKLKDYNIILASGSPRRQEFFKDLNIDFTIELKEVAEVYPKELKGCEITDFLADLKSKAFTNLSENDLLITSDTIVWLDGKALGKPKNAADAFSMLSALSGKKHEVITSISIKSKYFQKIISDTTIVSFNNITDEEINYYIKNYKPFDKAGAYGIQEWIGLIGINNIEGSYFNVVGLPVYKLYKELMNL, from the coding sequence ATGTTAAGAGAAAAATTAAAAGATTATAATATAATTTTAGCTTCTGGCTCTCCAAGAAGACAGGAATTCTTTAAAGATTTGAATATTGATTTTACAATTGAACTGAAAGAAGTTGCAGAAGTATATCCAAAAGAGTTAAAAGGTTGCGAAATCACTGATTTTTTGGCTGATTTAAAATCAAAGGCATTTACAAACTTATCAGAAAACGATTTATTAATTACTTCTGATACTATTGTTTGGCTGGATGGTAAAGCTTTAGGTAAACCAAAAAATGCAGCAGATGCATTTAGCATGTTAAGCGCTTTATCAGGAAAAAAACATGAAGTAATTACTTCAATAAGTATTAAAAGTAAATATTTTCAAAAGATAATTAGCGATACAACCATTGTTTCTTTTAACAATATTACTGATGAAGAAATTAATTATTACATAAAAAACTATAAACCTTTTGACAAAGCTGGTGCCTACGGAATTCAGGAATGGATTGGCCTTATAGGTATTAATAACATAGAAGGAAGTTATTTTAATGTAGTAGGATTGCCTGTTTATAAACTTTATAAAGAATTGATGAACTTGTAA
- a CDS encoding transketolase family protein encodes MKKYTYTEKKDTRSGFGDGLTELGRTNPNVVALCADLIGSLKMDQFIKENPERFFQIGIAEANMIGIAAGLTIGGKIPFTGTFANFSTGRVYDQIRQSVAYSGKNVKICASHAGVTLGEDGATHQILEDIGLMKMLPGMTVINPCDYNQTKAATIAIADFDGPVYLRFGRPKVPVFMPEDAKFEIGKGIQLTEGTDVTIVATGHLVWESLQAAEQLEAEGISVDVINIHTIKPLDEEIILKSVAKTGCIVTAEEHNKLGGLGESVSRTLALNNPTPQEFVATNDTFGESGTPAQLMAKYGLDAAAVLKAVKKVISRK; translated from the coding sequence ATGAAAAAATATACATACACAGAGAAAAAAGATACACGTTCTGGTTTTGGTGATGGTTTAACTGAATTAGGAAGAACAAATCCAAACGTAGTTGCTCTATGTGCAGATTTAATTGGTTCTTTAAAAATGGATCAATTTATTAAAGAAAATCCAGAAAGGTTTTTCCAAATTGGAATTGCAGAAGCAAATATGATTGGTATTGCTGCTGGTTTAACCATTGGAGGTAAAATACCTTTTACAGGAACGTTTGCCAACTTTTCCACTGGTAGAGTTTATGATCAAATACGCCAATCCGTTGCATACTCTGGAAAAAATGTAAAAATTTGTGCTTCACATGCAGGTGTTACTTTAGGAGAAGACGGAGCAACACACCAAATTTTAGAAGATATTGGTTTGATGAAAATGTTACCAGGAATGACTGTCATAAATCCTTGTGATTATAATCAAACAAAAGCAGCTACTATAGCAATTGCAGATTTCGACGGACCAGTATACTTGCGCTTTGGACGCCCAAAAGTTCCTGTATTTATGCCAGAAGATGCAAAATTTGAAATTGGAAAAGGAATTCAATTAACAGAAGGAACAGATGTAACTATCGTTGCAACTGGTCATTTAGTTTGGGAATCTTTGCAAGCAGCTGAACAATTAGAGGCTGAAGGAATTTCTGTTGACGTTATAAACATTCATACAATTAAACCTTTAGATGAAGAAATTATCTTAAAGTCTGTTGCAAAAACAGGTTGTATTGTTACCGCTGAAGAACATAATAAGCTAGGTGGTTTAGGAGAAAGTGTTTCTAGAACCTTAGCTTTAAACAATCCAACTCCACAAGAATTTGTTGCTACTAATGATACTTTTGGAGAATCTGGAACTCCAGCTCAATTAATGGCGAAATATGGTTTAGATGCGGCAGCAGTTTTAAAAGCTGTAAAAAAAGTAATTTCGAGAAAATAA
- a CDS encoding porin family protein, whose translation MKKIILILCLTLGLSQASNAQLDFGVKGGLNYNSNSIKEVQSDVFSGAKSKTGYHAGVWLRFKLPILGFYVRPELVYTNLENEVFYKFAAKTTSYSFQKIDIPILLGKKIFGIGNVFIGPSFQYILASNFEISDISTVDADGFTMGLQFGGGVEFGKLGIDLRWERAFSGIESTFLAGAIERNFDTRINQIIIGLSYKL comes from the coding sequence ATGAAAAAAATAATTTTAATATTGTGTTTGACTTTAGGATTAAGTCAGGCGTCGAATGCTCAATTAGATTTTGGTGTTAAAGGAGGTTTAAACTATAACTCAAATTCAATTAAAGAGGTTCAATCTGACGTTTTCTCTGGCGCAAAAAGTAAAACTGGTTATCATGCAGGAGTTTGGTTACGTTTTAAATTACCTATTCTTGGTTTTTATGTTAGACCAGAATTGGTGTATACAAATTTAGAAAATGAAGTGTTTTATAAATTTGCAGCCAAAACTACTTCATATTCGTTTCAAAAAATAGACATTCCTATTTTATTAGGAAAGAAAATTTTTGGAATTGGCAATGTTTTTATTGGGCCATCTTTTCAATATATTTTAGCTTCTAATTTTGAAATTAGTGATATTTCTACTGTCGATGCTGATGGCTTTACAATGGGGCTTCAATTTGGTGGGGGAGTTGAATTTGGCAAGTTAGGAATAGATCTAAGATGGGAAAGAGCTTTTTCTGGAATTGAGTCTACCTTTCTTGCAGGTGCAATAGAACGAAATTTTGATACTAGAATCAATCAAATTATTATTGGTTTGTCCTATAAATTATAA
- a CDS encoding FKBP-type peptidyl-prolyl cis-trans isomerase, which yields MNKIKNIVAFIVFTLIIYACGTSSTGVVDDFDYEAQALMDNDTLVKFLKNHYFDTSVDSVKTLVSGETALYDDSKLKSMSVTDFEVDYTLYYYTNRIGSPSIDKGFPTVMDSVFVKYFGQRIVNTDSISNSFDNNNGIWFTLNSVIRGWTFGYTKFKGGDNITDNGPITYENGGNGILFIPSGLAYSNQGKGPILANESVFFYINLFDFVQDTDHDNDGIPSINEDVDGNGDPRDDDTDKDGVPNYSDIDDDGDGVLTKDEDANGDGNPANDFSDSNNPTLADYLNPDIK from the coding sequence ATGAATAAAATAAAAAACATAGTAGCTTTTATAGTTTTTACTCTAATTATTTATGCTTGCGGTACCTCGTCTACTGGAGTTGTTGATGATTTTGATTACGAAGCGCAAGCTTTAATGGATAATGATACTTTAGTGAAATTTTTAAAAAATCATTATTTTGATACTTCTGTTGATTCGGTAAAAACTTTAGTTTCTGGAGAGACTGCGCTTTATGATGATTCTAAGTTAAAGTCGATGAGTGTTACAGATTTTGAAGTAGATTATACTTTATATTATTATACTAATAGAATAGGTAGTCCGAGCATAGATAAAGGATTCCCAACAGTAATGGATTCTGTGTTTGTAAAATATTTTGGTCAAAGAATCGTTAATACTGATAGTATTAGTAACTCTTTTGATAATAATAATGGTATTTGGTTTACACTTAATAGCGTGATTAGAGGCTGGACTTTTGGATACACAAAATTCAAAGGAGGAGATAATATAACGGATAATGGTCCAATTACTTACGAAAATGGAGGAAATGGAATTTTATTTATTCCTTCCGGTTTGGCATATTCTAATCAAGGTAAAGGTCCTATTTTAGCAAATGAATCTGTCTTTTTCTATATAAATTTATTTGACTTTGTGCAAGATACAGATCATGATAATGACGGTATCCCTTCAATTAATGAAGATGTAGATGGTAATGGCGATCCTAGAGATGATGATACAGATAAAGATGGGGTTCCAAATTACTCTGATATTGATGATGATGGAGACGGGGTATTAACAAAAGATGAGGATGCTAATGGAGATGGAAACCCAGCAAATGATTTTAGCGATTCTAATAATCCAACATTGGCAGATTATTTAAATCCAGATATTAAATAA
- a CDS encoding RNA-binding S4 domain-containing protein, whose translation MRIDKYLWCIRFFKTRSIATTACKKGQVKIENKNIKPSKEIFGSELILVRKNQINYQIKVLDLPESRVGAKLVDIYRKDITPKEEFEKNELLKYSKDYYRKKGTGRPTKKDRRDIEGYQEETEDTEENL comes from the coding sequence ATGAGAATTGATAAATACTTATGGTGCATCCGATTTTTTAAAACGAGGAGTATAGCAACTACAGCTTGTAAAAAAGGACAAGTTAAAATTGAAAATAAGAATATAAAACCCTCCAAAGAAATTTTTGGAAGTGAATTGATTTTAGTTAGAAAAAATCAAATTAATTATCAAATAAAAGTTTTAGATTTACCAGAGAGCAGAGTTGGGGCAAAATTAGTAGATATTTACAGAAAGGATATTACACCAAAAGAAGAATTTGAAAAGAATGAACTTTTAAAATATTCTAAAGATTATTACCGAAAAAAAGGTACTGGAAGACCTACTAAAAAAGATAGACGAGATATAGAAGGATATCAGGAGGAGACAGAAGATACAGAAGAAAACTTATGA
- a CDS encoding phosphoribosyltransferase family protein, whose translation MTVESNIILNTVQVNQKIKRIAYQIYESNSNEKEVVIAGIVGNGYIFAKKLVEIIQEISTLKATICQVNINKKKPLEPVSTSLEVKDYKNKSLVLVDDVLNSGTTLIYGVKHFLDVPLKRFKTAVLVNRNHKKYPVKADFKGISLSTSIKEHIQIDFLDKEATAYLI comes from the coding sequence ATGACAGTAGAAAGTAACATCATATTAAATACGGTTCAAGTAAACCAAAAAATTAAAAGAATCGCCTACCAGATTTACGAGAGCAATAGCAATGAAAAAGAAGTAGTTATTGCTGGTATTGTGGGAAATGGTTATATTTTTGCTAAAAAACTAGTGGAAATTATTCAAGAAATTTCTACTCTAAAGGCAACTATATGCCAAGTAAATATTAATAAGAAGAAACCATTAGAACCAGTTTCAACTTCATTAGAAGTTAAAGATTACAAAAACAAATCATTAGTCCTGGTGGATGATGTTTTAAATTCTGGAACTACATTAATCTATGGCGTAAAGCACTTTTTAGATGTTCCTTTAAAAAGATTTAAAACTGCAGTTTTAGTGAATAGAAATCATAAAAAATATCCTGTTAAGGCAGATTTTAAAGGAATTTCATTATCAACTTCAATCAAAGAACACATCCAGATTGATTTTTTAGATAAGGAAGCTACAGCCTATTTAATTTAA
- a CDS encoding shikimate kinase: MKIVLLGYMASGKSSVGKRLSKKLSMRFIDLDDYIIEKEHMSIQDVFKNKGEIYFRRIESKYLSEILSINDDFILSLGGGTPCYGNNMEEINKSDVISVYLQGSIPTIIKRLIKKKSKRPLIAFLGDDKIPEFVAKHIFERRPFYEQAKMTIKIDDKSKKEITAELEKILN, from the coding sequence GTGAAAATAGTTTTATTAGGGTATATGGCTTCTGGGAAATCTAGCGTTGGAAAAAGACTTTCTAAGAAGTTGTCTATGAGGTTTATAGATTTAGATGATTACATTATTGAAAAAGAACACATGTCTATTCAGGATGTTTTTAAAAATAAGGGTGAAATCTACTTTCGCCGAATTGAAAGCAAATATTTAAGTGAAATTCTGTCGATAAATGATGATTTCATACTTTCTTTAGGTGGAGGGACACCTTGTTATGGAAATAACATGGAAGAAATCAATAAAAGTGATGTAATTTCTGTTTATTTACAAGGAAGTATTCCAACTATAATTAAAAGACTAATTAAAAAGAAAAGCAAAAGACCGCTAATTGCTTTTTTAGGAGATGATAAAATTCCTGAGTTTGTCGCTAAACATATTTTTGAAAGACGTCCTTTTTATGAGCAGGCTAAAATGACTATTAAAATTGATGATAAATCTAAAAAGGAAATTACGGCGGAATTAGAGAAAATATTAAATTAA
- a CDS encoding carboxypeptidase-like regulatory domain-containing protein — protein MQKNLFILCLFLSLSAFSQKDSIQSKTLKGQIIHALSKYPLSAAHVLNLNTVKGTITNEKGFFELPTKTNDTILVSYLGFSSIKLKITNDLLKGNELEIALYEKPEEIKEVIIKSTKLIGVLEIDIKQVPKDRFTRIHINGLPQTYEVGNPKSKNFSSPIAALFQPIDFLYNLFGKKPKQLRKLQKLKKEDNLRKMLAGKFDREVMMEYLDMDRQELTDLLVDCSYSDYFIKKASDLQMIEAVLDCYENYKALKKGKIERNKIPVKN, from the coding sequence ATGCAAAAGAACCTATTTATTCTGTGTTTATTTTTAAGTTTAAGCGCATTTTCGCAAAAAGATTCTATCCAATCTAAAACCTTAAAAGGTCAAATTATACACGCTTTAAGCAAGTACCCTTTAAGTGCTGCTCATGTTTTAAATTTGAACACGGTAAAAGGAACCATTACGAATGAAAAAGGTTTTTTTGAACTACCTACAAAAACAAATGACACCATTTTAGTTTCTTATTTAGGGTTTTCTTCAATTAAATTAAAAATTACAAATGATTTACTGAAAGGCAATGAGCTAGAAATTGCACTGTATGAAAAGCCTGAAGAAATTAAAGAAGTTATTATAAAGTCAACCAAGTTAATTGGAGTTTTAGAGATAGACATTAAACAAGTACCAAAAGACAGATTTACCAGAATCCATATTAACGGTTTGCCACAAACGTATGAAGTTGGGAATCCGAAAAGTAAAAACTTCTCCTCTCCTATTGCTGCTTTATTTCAACCTATTGATTTCTTATATAATCTTTTTGGGAAAAAACCTAAACAGTTAAGAAAGCTTCAAAAGCTAAAAAAAGAAGATAATTTACGTAAAATGTTAGCCGGTAAATTTGATAGAGAAGTTATGATGGAATATCTAGATATGGATAGACAAGAATTAACAGACTTACTTGTTGATTGCAGTTACTCAGATTACTTTATTAAAAAAGCGTCTGATTTACAAATGATTGAAGCTGTATTAGATTGTTATGAAAATTACAAAGCACTCAAGAAAGGCAAAATAGAACGTAATAAAATTCCGGTAAAAAACTAA
- a CDS encoding prohibitin family protein, with protein sequence MANNQMELNLPKGGIFFVVIIVAVIILFSKSTITIGPGEGGVIFESLGSGINTERTYGEGFHIVAPWNRMIVRKVRQQSISDEMNVLSVNGLEVKVNGTIWYEPEFKNLGLLIKTKGEDYERELLDPAINAAARSVVGRYTPEQLYSSKRDVIEQEILDEIQIVLKNQYLLVTRVLVEDVKLPTTIRTAIETKLKQEQESLEYEFRIAKAEKEAKRQEIDAEGKAIANKILSASLTDKILQEKGIEATLELSKSPNSKVIIIGSGKSGMPIILGNQ encoded by the coding sequence ATGGCAAATAATCAAATGGAATTAAATTTACCAAAAGGAGGCATCTTTTTTGTTGTAATAATTGTAGCAGTAATAATTTTATTTTCAAAATCTACGATAACTATTGGTCCTGGAGAAGGAGGAGTTATTTTTGAATCTTTAGGAAGTGGTATAAATACTGAAAGAACGTATGGAGAAGGATTTCATATTGTAGCTCCTTGGAATAGAATGATTGTAAGAAAAGTTCGTCAACAATCTATTTCAGATGAAATGAATGTGCTTTCCGTAAATGGGTTAGAAGTTAAAGTAAATGGTACAATTTGGTATGAACCAGAGTTTAAAAATTTGGGATTACTAATTAAAACGAAAGGAGAAGATTATGAGCGTGAATTGCTAGACCCTGCAATTAATGCAGCAGCAAGAAGTGTTGTTGGACGTTATACACCAGAACAATTATATTCGAGTAAAAGAGATGTAATTGAGCAAGAAATTTTAGATGAAATTCAAATAGTTTTAAAAAATCAATATTTGTTGGTTACACGAGTACTAGTAGAAGATGTTAAATTACCAACCACTATTAGAACAGCAATTGAAACTAAGTTAAAACAAGAGCAAGAATCTTTGGAATACGAGTTTAGAATTGCGAAAGCAGAGAAAGAAGCAAAAAGACAAGAAATTGATGCGGAGGGTAAAGCGATAGCAAATAAAATTTTAAGTGCATCTCTAACCGATAAAATTTTACAAGAAAAAGGAATTGAAGCTACTTTAGAGCTTTCTAAATCTCCGAATAGTAAAGTAATTATTATTGGTTCTGGGAAATCTGGAATGCCAATTATATTAGGAAATCAATAA